In Triticum aestivum cultivar Chinese Spring chromosome 5B, IWGSC CS RefSeq v2.1, whole genome shotgun sequence, the following proteins share a genomic window:
- the LOC123115861 gene encoding transcription factor MYB83-like, translating into MRKPVECPATKCSGGAAPGNSNVAAAAAKLRKGLWSPEEDERLVAYMLRSGQGSWSDVARNAGLQRCGKSCRLRWINYLRPDLKRGAFSPQEEDLIVNLHAILGNRWSQIAARLPGRTDNEIKNFWNSTIKKRLKMNSAASSPATTECASPPEPKLDGGSASCLDLTSLEDGSHHGMKSMWRIDSSSSPSSSSSIQQQSRPSTMAPAANRGYGGLLLPLPNQFCGVAPSTDTSVPPFFHDHSSFKQVSPLRTGGYYPHGMAMERGGGSCFTGEEAVGGGGEHSVLFNVPPLLEPMAVTLQDQTLMAATGNSDDNHRNINSTAEGTTLSSKNGCNINDDNNSKNNINSVVSYWEQHGHQQHMSRNVVMGEWDLEELMKDVSCLPFLDFQVE; encoded by the exons ATGAGGAAGCCCGTGGAGTGCCCGGCGACGAAGTGCAGCGGTGGGGCGGCGCCAGGAAACAGCAATGTGGCTGcagcggcggcgaagctgcggAAGGGGCTGTGGTCCCCGGAGGAGGACGAGAGGCTGGTGGCGTACATGCTGCGGAGCGGGCAGGGGTCGTGGAGCGACGTGGCACGCAACGCCGGCCTGCAGCGGTGCGGCAAGAGCTGCCGCCTCCGGTGGATCAACTACCTCCGTCCGGACCTCAAGCGCGGCGCCTTCTCGCCACAGGAGGAGGACCTCATCGTCAACCTCCACGCCATCCTCGGCAACAG ATGGTCTCAGATCGCAGCCAGGTTACCGGGGCGCACCGACAACGAGATCAAGAACTTCTGGAACTCCACTATCAAGAAGCGGCTAAAGATGAACTCGGCGGCTTCGTCTCCGGCGACCACGGAATGTGCGTCACCCCCCGAGCCCAAGCTCGACGGCGGCAGTGCCAGCTGCCTCGACCTCACCAGCCTAGAGGATGGGAGCCACCACGGAATGAAGAGCATGTGGCGGATCGACtcatcctcctccccctcttcgtcATCGTCCATACAGCAGCAGAGCCGACCGTCAACAATGGCTCCGGCGGCAAACAGGGGCTATGGGGGCCTCCTCCTGCCCCTCCCGAACCAATTCTGCGGCGTCGCACCTTCTACCGACACGTCGGTGCCGCCGTTCTTCCACGACCATTCATCGTTTAAGCAGGTTTCTCCCTTGCGGACTGGTGGCTACTACCCCCACGGAATGGCAATGGAAAGAGGAGGCGGTTCCTGCTTCACGGGAGAAGAAGCTGTAGGCGGAGGAGGCGAACATAGTGTCCTCTTCAACGTGCCACCTCTACTAGAGCCCATGGCAGTAACATTGCAAGACCAAACCTTAATGGCAGCAACTGGTAACAGCGACGACAACCATAGAAACATTAACAGTACTGCTGAGGGCACCACACTGAGCAGCAAAAATGGCTGCAACATCAATGACGACAACAACAGCAAGAACAACATCAACAGTGTGGTCTCGTACTGGGAGCAGCATGGCCACCAGCAGCACATGAGCAGGAACGTAGTCATGGGGGAGTGGGACTTGGAGGAGCTGATGAAAGACGTGTCATGCTTGCCTTTCCTTGATTTCCAAGTTGAGTGA